The Nitrospinota bacterium genome includes the window CAAGGCAGGTGGCGGCAAGTTCGCACAGGACGCTTTGCCTGGTCTTTTCGCGCACCCTCTGGCCCAGCACGCTCAGGTACACCGAAGTGGCCACCTCCCCCCTGCCGGCCATGCGCAGCGTCGCGCCGTAGCGCAGCCCGGCGGTGACCATGTTTTCCACCACGATCTCCCTGTCCGGGATCCTGAATTTCAAAAGCTCCTGGTATATCTCGAACGCCTTGCCGAACTCCCCGTTCTTGCGCAGTTCCACCGCGAAGTTGTTGAACGCCGGGCCGGCGGAGCCGGGATCTTTTTCTGTCACGTCGCGGAAAATCTTCTCCGCCTCCTCGTAATGCCTGTTGCGCGCCAGGATTATGGCCCGGTCTATGCGAGCTTCGATTTCCACGTCCTGATTGTCCGCGTTTATGTCCCGTGTCTCCTCGATCACCCGGGAAGCCAGTTCGGTTATCCGCTTCCATTCGTCTTCCAGCCCCATTTCGCGGAAATCCGCCTCCGTCAGCGCGAAAAGCACTGGGCCGTATGGGGTGGCCGGGGCTGTCATGCCGGGGATGTTCTTCGCTTCGCGCTGGACTTTTTTTATCACCCCCACGGCGTCGTTTATGTGCTTCATCCCAACTTCCGCCCAGCGCCGCGCTTTCCCGGAATCTTCGGATCTGGCCGCCTCCCGCGCCAGCGTGAAACAGCACGCGCTGATCTTTGCGTATGGGTCCGGCGCGGTGTCCAGCATCTTTTGCGCCTCGCGGTAATCGTTGAGCGCCGCCACCACTTTGCGAAGCTTGTAGTATGCGTCCCCGCGGTTTATGAGCGCCTTGAAATTGGGCTTTATCGCGATGGCCTCGGTGAAGACGTTGATGGCGTCCTCCAGCCGCCCTTTTCTCATCAACTCCTCGCCGGTCTGCACAAGATATGCGTACTCCTCGATCTTCGACGTCTCCCTGGCGGAAACTCCCTTCGGCTCCTTTTCCTCCACGAAGAAATCGCGTTCGAGGGCCTCATGGTAGCTGGCGAGGCTTTGCAGCGCTTCATCCAGATTCTTTTCCAGCGAGGCGTTGGGCGTCAGGAACATGGCGAACCGCACGCCGAATCCGGACAGCATGCGGAACACCTCAAGCTGTTTTTTGGACGAGGCGGGACTCACGAAGATCGGCAAAAGCCCAGCCAGCGAAAGGGCGGGCTCGATTGCGCGGATTTCCTTTAAAAGGTCGATCAGGTTGTAGTCTGTCAGCTTTGGGCGGTAATGCAGCAGTATCAGGTGGCCTCGCTTGAGCCAGTGGGCCAGGTACTGGGTGAGGTTTAGCGCCCGCAGGTTGGGGCGGGAACGCATGGTGAATCCGGCCTTCTCCAGCACGAAATGGAGGTTTGTGGCCAGCGAAGCGTCGTCTATGCTGTATGAAATGTTGGTGAACCGGGCGGACAGCCCCGACAGAAGCGGCCTGTACTTCATGTAAAGACGCTGCTTTATGGGGAGCATGACGGCGGAATCGTCCAAGGGGGCGTCGTCCGCAGGATACTCCCCCTCTTCGTAAACGCCGTCTTTTTTCGACTGCCTGGCCTTTAATTTGGACATGAAAACATTTTTTTATATTGACGGTCAAAGATGTCGCTGCCACATACAGCTGAATCTATGCCAATTATATCATGCGGTGAGGGCGGCCTAAGCCACTGGTGGGGTTCACCACGGAATTTACGCTCGCCGGGGTGATATGTTTTATTGCTGTCCGGGGTGTTTGAGCGCGCAAGCGCGCCATCCCGGACTCTTCGTATCACGCATATAGGACACCGGGGTGACCGCCCTTACGGGCTACAACACCCCGGTGAGCGTTCAACTGGTCCGGCGCCGGGTCTTTCTGGCCGCAAACGCGCTGGCCGCCTCTATTAACGCTTCCCGGTGGTCGTCTCTAGTAGCGCCTCCCCGTGGTCGCCTCTAGTAGTGCTTTCCCGGTGGTCGTCTCTAGTAACGCTTCCCCGTGGTCGCTGACCACGGATTCTTAGTGCTTCCCGGTGGCCGTCTCTAGTAGTGCTTCCCGGTGGTCGCCTCTAGTAGCGCTTCCCCGTGGTCGCTGACCACGGATTCCTAAAAACCGAAGTTCAGGCCGGGCGATCCCGGCGAAACGGTGTTCTTCTGTTGCCGGGATGACAAGAATCGCCGAGGGTGGTTTACGCTCGCCGGGGTTACCAGCGCAACAATAAAAAACCGTCTTCCCCGCCCCATCGGTTATAATTCCAAATCGTTCCGCGTTATAAAAGTGTTCAAACAATCGTGGTGACCTGATGGCTTTGCTCGATGAACTGAAAAAACGGATACTTCTCCTGGACGGCTCCATGGGGGCGCTTCTGCAGGGGCGCAACCTTCCGGCCGGGTACGCCCCGGACCTTTGGAACCTGGAAAATCCCGACGCGATAGCGGACGTCCACCGCGAGTACGCCAACGCCGGATCGGACATCGTGCTGACAAACACATTTGGGGCCAGCAGGCTGCGCCTCTCCGAATACAACGCGCAAGGCAAGCTGGCGGACATCAACCGCGCCGCCGTGGCCCTGGCCCGCAAAGGGGCGCCGGGCAAGTTCGTGGCGGGGGACGTGGGGCCGCTGGGCGCCATCGTGGCCCCGGCAGGGGAGGTCTCTTTCGACGAGGCCGTGGACATATTCCGCGAACAGATAAAAGTCCTGGTGGAGGCGGGGGTGGACATGATCTCCATCGAGACCATGTTCGACCTTATGGAAATAAAGGCGGCCGTCATCGCCGCCAACGACGTGCGCGGCTCCGTGCCGCTTATGGCCTCCATGACATTCACCGGCGACGGGTTGACCGACACCGGAACAGACGCCCTCACCGCCGCCATCACCCTCGACGCGCTGGGGGTGGACATCCTTGGGGTGAACTGCTCCATCGGGCCAGAGCCGATGGTCAACGTGGTGGAGCGGCTTTCCACGGCGTGCGGGAGGTATGTGGCGGTCCAGCCCAACGCCGGCCTGCCCATCAACCGCGGCGGCAAGACCGTGTTCGAAATGCCGATGGACAAGGTGGCCTCGTTTGCTAAACCTTTCGTGCACGCCGGGGCGAATATCATCGGCGGATGCTGCGGCACCACGCCGGATTACATACGCATGGCCGCCGCCGCCGTGAAGGGGGAGAAGCCTGGGGAACGCTCGCAAACCGCTGGCATGGCCTTTTCCAGCAGGATGACCACCGTGTTCGCCGGTGAGGGGCATCCTTTCGTGAAGGTGGGGGAGAAAATAAATCCCACCGGGCGCAAAGCCTTCGCCGAGGCGATTAAGGAAGGGCGGATGGACATGGTGGTGGCGGACGCGCGCAAGCAGTTCGAGATGGGCGCCACCGCGCTGGACCTGAACATGGGGGTGCCGCTTGTGGACGAGGCGGCGATGATGCAAAAAGCGGTGGTGGCGGTGCAGAACGTCACCCCGTTGCCGCTGGTGCTGGACAGTTCGTACGCATCCGCGCTGGAAGCCGGATTGAAATTGTACCCGGGCAGGGCGCTGGTCAACTCCATCAACGGGGAGGACGAGCGGCTCGGAGAGGTGATACCGATAATAAAAAGGCACGGCGCTTCGGTGATCGCGCTTCTGGCGGCGGATTATATCCCCGAGCGGGCGGTGGACCGGCTGAAGATCGCGGAAAAAATACTGCGCAGGCTCGAGGAGAACGGGATACCCAGGGACAGGGTGATATTCGACTGCCTGGCGCTGGTGGTGTCCGCCATGCAGGACGGGGCGCGCCAGACGCTGGACACGATACGGGAAGTGCGCCGCCAGTTCGGATGCCCCACCATCGCGGGGGTGTCCAACGTCTCTTTCGGCCTGCCCCAGCGCAAGGCGATAAACAACGCGTTCCTGGCCATGGCCATGGGGGCGGGGCTGGACGCGGCGATAGTCAATCCATACGACGAGGAGATGACGCGCACCGTGGCCGCCGCATCGCTATTCTCCGGGCGGGACGCGGGCTGCCGGGTGTACATAGACATGATGGAGCCGAAGGACGAGCAGGCCGCAAAGCCGGGCGAACCTTCCGCGCCGAAGACCACGCTGGAGAAGATATCTTCGGCCATCGTGGACGGGGACAAGGACAGCATCGAGGGGCTCACCAATCTGGCCCTGTCCGAAGGGCACGAGGCGATGGGCATTTTCGTGGACGTGATGACCCCGGCCATACGGCATCTTGGCGATCTTTTCGCCCAGCGCAAAAAGTTCATCCCGCACCTTGTGGCGGCGGCGGACACGATGAAACGGGGCGTGGCGGTGCTCGATCCTGTGTTGAAGGCGAGCGGACGCAAGGCCGACAAGGGGACGGTGGTGTTCGCCACCGTCAAGGGGGACATACACGACATCGGCAAGAACGTGTGCGTGATAATGCTGTCCAACTTCGGATTCAACGTGATAGACCTTGGCCGCAACGTCCCATGCGAGGAGATACTCAAGGCCGCCAGGGAGAACGATGCTGATATAATAGCCCTTTCCGCGCTGATGACCACCACCATGATGCGGATGAAAGAAGTGGTGGACCAGGTGAAGTCAGCCGCGCTGCCATACAAGGTGATGGTTGGGGGCGCGGTGGTGACCCAGGGATTCGCCACGGAGATCGGGGCGGACGCTTATGGAAAGGACGTGGGGGACGTGGTGCCTGTCACGGAGAGATTGATGGAGGTGATACGCGCATGAAACGTCCAAACATTGCGGCGGCGCTGGCCCTTGTGGCGGCCGTCATGGCGGCGGCGGGATGCT containing:
- a CDS encoding homocysteine S-methyltransferase family protein, with the translated sequence MMALLDELKKRILLLDGSMGALLQGRNLPAGYAPDLWNLENPDAIADVHREYANAGSDIVLTNTFGASRLRLSEYNAQGKLADINRAAVALARKGAPGKFVAGDVGPLGAIVAPAGEVSFDEAVDIFREQIKVLVEAGVDMISIETMFDLMEIKAAVIAANDVRGSVPLMASMTFTGDGLTDTGTDALTAAITLDALGVDILGVNCSIGPEPMVNVVERLSTACGRYVAVQPNAGLPINRGGKTVFEMPMDKVASFAKPFVHAGANIIGGCCGTTPDYIRMAAAAVKGEKPGERSQTAGMAFSSRMTTVFAGEGHPFVKVGEKINPTGRKAFAEAIKEGRMDMVVADARKQFEMGATALDLNMGVPLVDEAAMMQKAVVAVQNVTPLPLVLDSSYASALEAGLKLYPGRALVNSINGEDERLGEVIPIIKRHGASVIALLAADYIPERAVDRLKIAEKILRRLEENGIPRDRVIFDCLALVVSAMQDGARQTLDTIREVRRQFGCPTIAGVSNVSFGLPQRKAINNAFLAMAMGAGLDAAIVNPYDEEMTRTVAAASLFSGRDAGCRVYIDMMEPKDEQAAKPGEPSAPKTTLEKISSAIVDGDKDSIEGLTNLALSEGHEAMGIFVDVMTPAIRHLGDLFAQRKKFIPHLVAAADTMKRGVAVLDPVLKASGRKADKGTVVFATVKGDIHDIGKNVCVIMLSNFGFNVIDLGRNVPCEEILKAARENDADIIALSALMTTTMMRMKEVVDQVKSAALPYKVMVGGAVVTQGFATEIGADAYGKDVGDVVPVTERLMEVIRA
- a CDS encoding tetratricopeptide repeat protein, producing the protein MFLTPNASLEKNLDEALQSLASYHEALERDFFVEEKEPKGVSARETSKIEEYAYLVQTGEELMRKGRLEDAINVFTEAIAIKPNFKALINRGDAYYKLRKVVAALNDYREAQKMLDTAPDPYAKISACCFTLAREAARSEDSGKARRWAEVGMKHINDAVGVIKKVQREAKNIPGMTAPATPYGPVLFALTEADFREMGLEDEWKRITELASRVIEETRDINADNQDVEIEARIDRAIILARNRHYEEAEKIFRDVTEKDPGSAGPAFNNFAVELRKNGEFGKAFEIYQELLKFRIPDREIVVENMVTAGLRYGATLRMAGRGEVATSVYLSVLGQRVREKTRQSVLCELAATCLETGAPAEASSRLMEAVYLNPALMKEPGFAARYPRLVELSAEMKDKLDEAAGKR